Proteins encoded by one window of Arachis ipaensis cultivar K30076 chromosome B04, Araip1.1, whole genome shotgun sequence:
- the LOC107636167 gene encoding putative pectinesterase/pectinesterase inhibitor 45, translating into MEKKRKIIVSIVVSLSLILVAVVATGVIMAVNNKKSNGADEVQNTKERFTSLMCRNTQEDQNLCREVLSQVDGSSSSDPKAYIDAAVNDIRDSVTTALKMITTEEEFSKDDNGIKMAIDGCKEVMESALSSLDLFSNALRSNHDINSVQTQSPDLKNWLSAVISYQQSCVDIFEDQNEGERKIKEQLQSQSLDRVEKVSIITLDIVTGLAKIIEDLGVHVQMKPISSSGRVLREEVDNEGFPDWFSSSDRKLLAKDVKFYVPNVVVAKDGSGNFRTIQDAINSYPKTKNFQGRYIIYVKTGIYKENCTVPSHAMNVFMYGDGPTKTIVTASMSNVTHNLKTMLTATFVNKAGMFLAKDMRFENAAGAKGHQAVALRNVGDFSAFYNCHIHGYQDTLYVQANRQFYRNCEIAGTVDFIFGTSPGWAPHDGNEMKGFLDICEYGNTGPAASVHGRIKWKGYRGIITKNEAMRFTVAEFLKGGPNNSADQWLNALGVPFDSGFLRP; encoded by the exons atggaaaagaaaagaaaaatcatagTATCAATAGTTGTTTCACTTTCGCTCATCCTTGTGGCGGTAGTTGCCACTGGGGTCATCATGGCCGTTAATAACAAGAAAAGCAATGGCGCTGATGAAGTGCAAAACACTAAAGAAAGGTTCACGAGTCTCATGTGCCGCAACACACAAGAGGATCAAAACCTCTGTCGCGAGGTTCTAAGCCAAGTTGATGGTTCTTCTTCTTCCGACCCGAAAGCATATATCGACGCCGCCGTGAACGATATCAGAGACAGCGTCACCACCGCCCTAAAGATGATAACGACTGAGGAGGAGTTCTCCAAAGATGACAATGGAATCAAGATGGCCATTGATGGTTGCAAAGAAGTCATGGAGTCCGCATTGAGCAGCCTCGATCTTTTCAGCAATGCGCTTCGCAGCAATCACGACATTAACTCCGTGCAAACGCAAAGCCCCGACCTCAAGAACTGGCTTAGCGCCGTTATCTCATATCAGCAATCTTGTGTTGACATttttgaagatcaaaatgaaggagagagaaaaatcaaAGAACAACTACAAAGCCAGAGTTTGGATCGTGTTGAGAAGGTTTCCATCATAACTCTCGATATTGTTACTGGTTTAGCTAAGATCATTGAAGATCTTGGTGTGCATGTGCAAATGAAACCCATTTCTTCTTCTGGGCGTGTTCTTCGCGAAGAGGTTGATAACGAGGGGTTCCCCGATTGGTTTTCCTCTTCAGATCGCAAGCTGTTGGCGAAGGATGTGAAGTTTTATGTTCCAAATGTAGTGGTTGCTAAAGATGGTAGTGGAAACTTTAGGACGATTCAGGATGCAATTAACTCATACCCAAAGACAAAGAATTTTCAGGGAAGGTACATTATCTATGTTAAGACGGGGATCTATAAGGAGAATTGTACGGTTCCATCTCATGCAATGAACGTTTTCATGTATGGCGATGGCCCTACTAAGACCATTGTCACTGCTAGTATGAGCAATGTCACCCACAACCTCAAGACCATGTTAACTGCCACTTTTG TGAATAAAGCGGGAATGTTTCTTGCGAAGGACATGAGGTTCGAGAATGCAGCTGGTGCAAAAGGGCACCAAGCAGTTGCACTCAGAAATGTAGGAGATTTTTCAGCTTTTTATAACTGCCACATACACGGTTATCAAGACACTTTGTATGTTCAAGCCAACAGACAATTCTACCGCAACTGCGAAATTGCTGGAACAGTTGACTTTATCTTCGGTACATCCCCCG GATGGGCCCCTCATGATGGCAATGAGATGAAAGGCTTCTTAGATATTTGTGAGTATGGAAATACCGGACCAGCTGCTTCAGTTCATGGAAGAATCAAGTGGAAGGGATATCGTGGTATAATAACCAAGAATGAAGCAATGCGATTCACTGTTGCTGAATTCCTCAAGGGTGGACCTAACAATAGTGCTGACCAATGGTTGAACGCTCTTGGTGTTCCTTTTGACAGTGGTTTTCTAAGACCATAA